Below is a window of Zygosaccharomyces rouxii strain CBS732 chromosome C complete sequence DNA.
TGTCTTAACGAAATGACAGACCCCAGTTGTCCTCCTTGTGGCCATCTTTTCTGCTGGGCGTGCATAATGAACTGGTGTAAGGAAAGAGAGGAATGTCCCCTGTGCAGGCAAAGATGCCTGCGGCAGCAGATTTTGCCGCTCAGGTAGTAGTATGTAAAGATTTACGAAGTTTACGTCTATGATagattattattactatttggGTGCAACTTTTAAATACCTATGTGGAATAGAAGTTGTTTTCGTTTGtccttcttcttatttgaagaagatgattgTGAAGATGAACTGGTATCACTGGCGGTCAGTAGTTCATCAAGTGGATCCTGAGGTGATTCTTGTGGTGGTTTACTCTTCCCCCATTGCTTGGGATCTGGAATATTGGGTCTATTCACAGGTGGTATGTGAACTTTGGGTTTTGGTGTTGGCAAAGAGGGAAGGTCTAACCCAGCTAACTTATTTGGTCCCTGATATGGTAATGATTTAGTAGACTTAGGGTTTGGttttttatccaaataaGTTGGTTTCACATTGGCATTATTGTTTGTAGATGCGGCAGATGTACTTCTCACGACAGGAGCTTGTGCCGGTGAAGATCTCCTAGAAGAATTCAAGCTTTTGTAGGATGGATTTCTGGATTGTGAGGCAAAAACATCATGAGATGGTGAAGGCGATTGTAAACTAGGTAGATCCATCCTATTTACACCTCTACCATGACTCGAAGAGACATTGTTGTTGTTAGCACTCCAAACGCTATTGACAACAGGAGCTATACTATCACCGGACAAAGATGGCAATGCGGAGGTTCTGCTTAATTCCTGTTGTTCATGTCTCTGGTAGATAGCGTTCAAATTACGAAATTTAATGGATTGAGATGGGTAAGTTTCTGCCAAGTTACGAATTAGCAGATAGACATCGGCGTTGGgggatttgaaaaggttaTTGTAATCGGTCAAAAGACCATCAGCCGATAAACTTCCTTTATCGAAATCttgattcaatttattaaatttttccaattcgCCGGTAGATCCACTCAAATAATGTTTTGCTCTTTCCTCTAATCTTAATTTGGCAATTTCTGGCGAGCCATTGGAATTAGTCTCCCTACCGCTGTTATTTCGACtgaaatttgaattcatACCATCTTCTCTAATGACTCTGGAAGGTGTAGATATGAAAGTAGATAACTCAGATTGGAACAGTTTAGGTCTGCCCCTAATAATATCACCGTGCTCACCTAAGATATGTGCTTGTagttcaatttcatcccTAAAGACCACAAATTTATCATCCAGACATGATTGAACGGTACAGATATAATGGgcatttttgaaatgttcaaacaattgatcgtaatttttgaaatattggGGTTGTGTTGGATCAATTCTATCACAAATATGgcatttttcatgttgATCTCTCATATGCAAATACAATTCATCATCGGAATAAAATCTTCTACCTGAACAAAATCCACACATGGGGTGTCCTCTAAAACCTTCACCGTCACCACGAGATTGATGGTTACGCAACTGGTTTGGTGTATAGATCTTTAATTCACAGGGAAATGCCTTCTTAAAAGTAGCACAAATCATACAAATGGTCTTGTTATGTTCATCTCTTAAATGTTCCTTAtatttgttgaaagatCCATAATCTctatcaaaatcttcaCGCTTTTCACTAACACATATGTTACATctaaatttcaataatcCCAAAGTATCAGACGCTACTTCTCTGGAAGTGAAATTGATACCGTATTGCTCGTTAAAATCTGCAAATCTGTCACCAAAATCATCATACTTGGATTCTAATTGTTCGGTGTAAATCAGCTGTTCAATTTCACTACGACATACTAAACATGTCTTCTTATTGAACAATGCACGTTGTCTAAAGGAACATTTATGGCAAGTTCTATGGGAGCATGGCGAAAGAGCCGCGTAGTGTAACCTATCAGCACAAATGATACaaaattccttttcattaaattcttcGTCGTCATCACCATTGTGTAAATGCTTACCGTCCCTATTCCATGAGCTGCCGCTCCTATTATTTCTCTTATTGGTATGGtttttcttggatttgGCTGCATTAGCGCCTCCTGTAGAGGCCTGAACTCTGCGAAAGTCGGACCTTTGATGGTTCTTACCGTTATCACTCATCCTGACTTTAATACGGTTATCAAACCTCGGGAATAATTAGCAAATATCTTTATTTTAAGGTAGTCCATTTAAGTGAGCCCTGTAAAATTGTGTTtaatcttcaatttttgatgtAATCTTTTGACACTTTGTttaactgaaaaaaaaaaattttcaggTCACATGGTTATATGACCAGTTTATTATTGATAAATATACACGGAGTTACCATTCTATGGCCCTGTGGATAATTTTATTCGATTCTACGTACTGTGTTTCATAATAtaacctttttctttcaaatttagaGGACCTCTGTGACGAAATCTAGGAAAGTTTATAGTAATTGCaattaaaatatcatttGAAAACGTATTAGGAGCACCTGAAGTATCCTGAATCTATACAATGAGTATGCCTAAAAGTTTTATAGTTGAAGTGTGCATTATCAGAATATTTATGGATAGGAACAACGACTTTTCTTATTGTATTGATAataaatcaaataattAAGGTACTAAGTCAACACAGAACCACTTTGAAATAACCAAAATAATagtgaaaaatctgaaaaatctcAAATTATTTACTAACCATCATGAAAGCCGTGTAATAATTACTTTGGTACTATTCAAAGGCGCCAAAGTTCGTTATTACTGTGAGTTATATGTTACCCGCACAAAGgataagaataataatagcaCCTTAAATCACCTAACCTGACTCAAATTAACAATGCGTGCATGACGAACGGTACCTGATCAATAGAAGTGCTGCTCTGTAACGCTGCTATTTTATCatggatgaattttttaGAGATGGttcagatgatgaaagtCATCAGAGATTTACGGATTCACCGGAGTTTGAATCCCTGAAGGATAACATAGCTTCACTTTTATTCGAGATTAATGGTCAAATAAGTACACTTCAACAGTTCATTTCCACGCTTCATTCACTGCTGGAAAGGAATGTGGCAAATACCAAAGTAGTTGAGAACATTGATAGGAAATCTATTCAAAATATTCGTAAAGTAGGTGGATTAATCAAGCAGTTGAACGAACTGGTTGTCAAAGTGGATtctattggtgaaaatgaattggataagaCCCAGATAATTGCTCGAGAGAAATTGGTTAGAGATTCTAAATATTCTTTACAGGAGTTTCAATCAACACAACGACAGTACGCAAATGTAATGAAAGATATTAATAGCCGTGCCAAAGTGGCACTTGATcaagaggaggaggaaCAAAGACATAGAAATGAAGTAGCTttgcagcagcagcaacgACAGGGACCCCGTAATGTACAAATGGTTGTTGAAAGGGAACCCATTAATAACGAAGAGTTTGCATACCAACAGAATTTAATACGTGAAAGGGATCAAGAGATTTCgaatattgaaaatggtatagttgaattgaatgaaataTTTAAAGATTTAGGTGCTGTGGTTCAACAACAGGGTCTTC
It encodes the following:
- the HEL2 gene encoding E3 ubiquitin-protein ligase HEL2 (similar to uniprot|Q05580 Saccharomyces cerevisiae YDR266C Hypothetical ORF), whose product is MSDNGKNHQRSDFRRVQASTGGANAAKSKKNHTNKRNNRSGSSWNRDGKHLHNGDDDEEFNEKEFCIICADRLHYAALSPCSHRTCHKCSFRQRALFNKKTCLVCRSEIEQLIYTEQLESKYDDFGDRFADFNEQYGINFTSREVASDTLGLLKFRCNICVSEKREDFDRDYGSFNKYKEHLRDEHNKTICMICATFKKAFPCELKIYTPNQLRNHQSRGDGEGFRGHPMCGFCSGRRFYSDDELYLHMRDQHEKCHICDRIDPTQPQYFKNYDQLFEHFKNAHYICTVQSCLDDKFVVFRDEIELQAHILGEHGDIIRGRPKLFQSELSTFISTPSRVIREDGMNSNFSRNNSGRETNSNGSPEIAKLRLEERAKHYLSGSTGELEKFNKLNQDFDKGSLSADGLLTDYNNLFKSPNADVYLLIRNLAETYPSQSIKFRNLNAIYQRHEQQELSRTSALPSLSGDSIAPVVNSVWSANNNNVSSSHGRGVNRMDLPSLQSPSPSHDVFASQSRNPSYKSLNSSRRSSPAQAPVVRSTSAASTNNNANVKPTYLDKKPNPKSTKSLPYQGPNKLAGLDLPSLPTPKPKVHIPPVNRPNIPDPKQWGKSKPPQESPQDPLDELLTASDTSSSSQSSSSNKKKDKRKQLLFHIGI
- the PEP12 gene encoding SNAP receptor PEP12 (similar to uniprot|P32854 Saccharomyces cerevisiae YOR036W PEP12 Target membrane receptor (t-SNARE) for vesicular intermediates traveling between the Golgi apparatus and the vacuole controls entry of biosynthetic endocytic and retrograde traffic into the prevacuolar compartment syntaxin): MDEFFRDGSDDESHQRFTDSPEFESLKDNIASLLFEINGQISTLQQFISTLHSLLERNVANTKVVENIDRKSIQNIRKVGGLIKQLNELVVKVDSIGENELDKTQIIAREKLVRDSKYSLQEFQSTQRQYANVMKDINSRAKVALDQEEEEQRHRNEVALQQQQRQGPRNVQMVVEREPINNEEFAYQQNLIRERDQEISNIENGIVELNEIFKDLGAVVQQQGLLVDNIEANIYTTADNTQQAARELDKAVKSQKHSSKWCLYLLIALSCMLFMLLLIVFV